The following proteins come from a genomic window of Halorussus halophilus:
- a CDS encoding M28 family peptidase, which produces MTQWIGQTFTSDAGWNHLIDLVNVGNRMAGSEGERASAELTRDALEAVGARNARLEEFDIQGWARGSSEIRAGDTTQDCIALPRSPDEDATGELVDLGYGLPEDFEEADVEGKVVMVATNVPSHYDRFIHRREKYYYAVEGGAAAFVFKNHVEGCLPPTGSVGTAGAPIGDVPAVGVSKEVGARIARRFDGEEVEVAVEADVHDATSQNVHAELGPDTDEAVLVTSHVDAHDIAEGAMDNGAGTAMVVEMARALAEREDELDTQVHFICYGAEEVGLVGSEYDAENAEFDGIKAIVNNDGVVRGRTLTFFTHGFDALKQAARDVADDFEHPVKTIPEQGPHSDHWPYVQWGVPGYHVMSETGDEGRGWGHTYADTLDKLEVRDLREQAILLTELTVQVADEEFEVAHKDPEEIAEALEDEDQAKGMKITGDWPYDF; this is translated from the coding sequence ATGACACAGTGGATTGGACAAACGTTCACGAGTGACGCCGGGTGGAATCATTTAATTGACCTCGTGAACGTCGGCAATCGAATGGCGGGCAGTGAGGGCGAACGAGCGTCGGCGGAACTGACCCGCGACGCACTCGAAGCAGTCGGCGCACGGAACGCACGATTGGAGGAGTTCGACATTCAAGGGTGGGCACGCGGAAGTAGCGAGATTCGCGCGGGAGACACTACACAGGATTGCATCGCGCTCCCGCGCAGTCCAGACGAGGACGCGACTGGCGAACTCGTAGACTTGGGCTACGGCCTGCCGGAAGACTTCGAAGAAGCCGACGTCGAGGGGAAGGTCGTGATGGTGGCGACGAACGTCCCCAGCCACTACGACCGGTTCATCCACCGCCGCGAGAAGTACTACTACGCCGTCGAAGGCGGCGCGGCCGCGTTCGTCTTCAAGAACCACGTCGAGGGCTGTCTCCCGCCGACCGGAAGCGTCGGTACTGCCGGGGCACCAATCGGCGACGTTCCGGCGGTCGGCGTCAGCAAGGAGGTCGGCGCACGAATCGCACGCCGGTTCGACGGTGAGGAGGTCGAGGTAGCTGTCGAAGCGGACGTTCACGACGCGACGAGCCAGAACGTCCACGCCGAACTCGGGCCTGACACCGACGAGGCAGTACTCGTCACGAGTCACGTGGACGCCCACGACATAGCGGAGGGTGCGATGGACAACGGTGCGGGCACGGCGATGGTGGTCGAGATGGCCCGCGCACTCGCAGAACGGGAAGACGAGTTGGACACTCAGGTCCACTTCATCTGCTACGGCGCGGAGGAAGTGGGGTTAGTCGGCTCGGAGTACGACGCGGAGAACGCGGAGTTCGACGGCATCAAAGCCATCGTCAACAACGACGGCGTCGTCCGCGGGCGCACGCTGACGTTCTTCACGCACGGTTTCGACGCGCTGAAGCAAGCCGCCCGAGACGTTGCAGACGACTTCGAGCATCCAGTCAAGACGATTCCCGAGCAAGGTCCCCACAGCGACCACTGGCCGTACGTCCAGTGGGGCGTGCCGGGCTACCACGTCATGAGCGAAACCGGCGACGAGGGCCGTGGCTGGGGCCACACCTACGCGGACACGCTCGACAAACTGGAAGTGCGGGACCTGCGCGAGCAGGCTATCTTGCTGACAGAGCTGACCGTACAGGTTGCTGACGAGGAGTTCGAGGTGGCGCACAAGGACCCCGAGGAGATCGCCGAGGCACTGGAGGATGAGGACCAAGCCAAGGGCATGAAAATCACCGGGGACTGGCCCTACGACTTCTAG
- the pdhA gene encoding pyruvate dehydrogenase (acetyl-transferring) E1 component subunit alpha encodes MAIQAPDMTRVVAPDGTVEEEDLDISAETVEEMYRLQVLARTFDEKAVKLHRQGRIGTYAPLQGQEAAQVGAAAALAEADYCLPTYRDHAMYLARGLPLEEVLVYLLGEGNYVDQQDPETLRTFPPAIPIATQVPHAVGISMAADYKGDDCAALVSFGDGATSEGDFHEGMNFAGVFDAPTVFFCQNNQWAISVPRERQTAAATIAQKAHAYGFEGIRVDGNDVLAVYRAVKESLERAKAGEGPRLIEAVTYRQGAHTTTDDPSVYRDDEEVDEWAKRDPVDRTRDYLELAHGWSEEADDEVHEWAEQRVAEAVVTAEERTGLDVDDIFDHVYAKTTSRLDAQRGRVVDEPEVER; translated from the coding sequence ATGGCAATTCAGGCACCCGATATGACGCGAGTCGTCGCCCCGGACGGCACCGTCGAGGAAGAGGACCTCGACATCTCCGCCGAAACGGTCGAAGAGATGTACCGTCTACAGGTTCTGGCCCGCACATTCGACGAGAAAGCAGTAAAACTCCACCGGCAGGGTCGTATCGGCACGTACGCACCCCTCCAAGGCCAAGAGGCCGCACAGGTGGGCGCGGCCGCCGCGCTCGCGGAGGCAGACTACTGTCTCCCGACCTATCGCGACCACGCGATGTATCTCGCTCGCGGACTCCCGCTCGAAGAAGTGCTGGTCTACCTGCTGGGCGAAGGCAACTACGTAGACCAGCAAGACCCCGAAACGCTGAGAACCTTCCCGCCAGCGATACCCATCGCCACGCAGGTACCCCACGCAGTCGGCATCAGCATGGCGGCAGACTACAAGGGAGACGACTGTGCGGCGCTGGTCAGTTTCGGCGACGGTGCGACCAGCGAAGGGGACTTCCACGAAGGCATGAACTTCGCGGGCGTCTTCGACGCACCGACGGTGTTCTTCTGCCAGAACAACCAGTGGGCTATCTCGGTCCCCCGCGAGCGCCAGACTGCCGCGGCGACCATCGCACAGAAGGCCCACGCCTACGGCTTCGAGGGCATCCGCGTCGATGGCAACGACGTGCTGGCGGTCTACCGAGCGGTCAAGGAATCACTCGAACGCGCGAAGGCCGGAGAGGGACCGCGACTCATCGAAGCGGTCACCTACCGACAGGGCGCGCACACGACCACCGACGACCCCTCGGTCTACCGTGACGACGAGGAGGTAGACGAGTGGGCGAAACGAGACCCCGTGGACCGGACCCGCGACTACCTCGAACTCGCCCACGGTTGGTCGGAGGAAGCGGACGACGAAGTTCACGAGTGGGCCGAACAGCGCGTCGCGGAGGCAGTCGTCACCGCCGAGGAGCGTACCGGACTCGACGTAGACGACATCTTCGACCACGTCTACGCCAAGACGACCTCGCGACTCGACGCCCAGCGCGGGCGCGTCGTAGACGAACCGGAAGTCGAGCGCTGA
- a CDS encoding cytochrome c oxidase subunit 3, with the protein MTVADDSSEEHGHHLPAVEDWPRGFGEASWWPFITAIGAAGVYVGAALFLLARGESPIVTPAAGPAVFIGSVGLFLIGLYGWVYHAFVKAFWSSDGHGSKALRWGMVLFLGSEVATFSAGFVYYAFIRVGEWSPETLGLPHLLGSLVLINTALLVLSSITLHWGHVELKKGNRKNFLIGTGATLLLGIIFIGGQVLEYYEFIVNDGFTLTEGIYASAFFGLTGLHGLHVSMGAVLVGIIFVRGLYGQYSSDRDVSVETVSMYWHFVDAVWIFLVVVLYAGAEITF; encoded by the coding sequence ATGACAGTAGCGGACGATTCATCGGAAGAGCACGGCCATCACCTCCCGGCCGTCGAGGACTGGCCTCGCGGGTTCGGCGAGGCGAGTTGGTGGCCCTTCATCACCGCCATCGGTGCGGCGGGCGTCTACGTCGGAGCGGCGTTGTTCCTGCTCGCGCGCGGCGAATCACCCATCGTCACCCCTGCGGCCGGTCCCGCGGTGTTCATCGGCTCTGTGGGCCTGTTCCTAATCGGCCTGTACGGGTGGGTCTACCACGCGTTCGTCAAGGCGTTCTGGAGTTCCGACGGCCACGGCAGTAAGGCACTCAGATGGGGCATGGTACTGTTCCTCGGGTCAGAAGTAGCGACGTTCAGTGCGGGCTTCGTCTACTACGCGTTCATCCGCGTCGGCGAGTGGTCGCCCGAAACACTCGGACTGCCTCACCTACTCGGTTCGCTGGTCCTCATCAACACCGCACTGCTGGTGCTTTCGAGCATCACGCTCCACTGGGGCCACGTCGAACTGAAGAAAGGGAACCGCAAGAACTTCCTCATCGGCACGGGCGCGACGCTCCTGCTCGGCATCATCTTCATCGGCGGACAGGTGCTCGAATACTACGAGTTCATCGTCAACGACGGCTTCACGCTCACCGAAGGCATCTACGCCTCGGCGTTCTTCGGCCTGACCGGCCTACACGGACTCCACGTTTCGATGGGCGCGGTGCTGGTCGGCATCATCTTCGTGCGCGGTCTCTACGGACAGTACTCCTCGGACCGCGACGTGTCCGTCGAGACGGTCTCGATGTACTGGCACTTCGTTGACGCCGTTTGGATCTTCCTCGTCGTCGTGCTGTACGCAGGCGCGGAAATCACGTTCTGA